The following proteins are co-located in the Clavibacter capsici genome:
- the rpe gene encoding ribulose-phosphate 3-epimerase — MPVRIEPSILSADFANLEREIQRLATADLVHVDIMDNHFVPNLTFGLPMVQRLQEVTPVPLDIHLMIDDVDRWAPGYAEAGAASVTFHAEATREPVALARRLREIGARAGIALKPGTPVDDYLDLLPEFDQVLVMTVEPGFGGQSFMPETMPKLRALRSRLRESGHDVWLQVDGGIDVETIGRAAEAGADTFVSGSGVFRGGDPEAAIAELRRAAEAHTHAH; from the coding sequence ATGCCCGTCCGCATCGAACCGAGCATCCTGTCCGCCGACTTCGCGAACCTGGAGCGCGAGATCCAGCGCCTCGCCACCGCCGACCTCGTGCACGTCGACATCATGGACAACCACTTCGTGCCGAACCTCACGTTCGGCCTGCCGATGGTGCAGCGGCTCCAGGAGGTGACCCCGGTCCCGCTCGACATCCACCTGATGATCGACGACGTCGACCGCTGGGCCCCCGGCTACGCGGAGGCGGGCGCCGCGAGCGTCACCTTCCACGCCGAGGCCACGCGGGAGCCCGTCGCGCTGGCCCGGCGCCTCCGCGAGATCGGCGCGCGCGCCGGGATCGCGCTGAAGCCCGGCACGCCGGTGGACGACTACCTCGACCTGCTCCCCGAGTTCGATCAGGTGCTCGTGATGACGGTCGAGCCCGGCTTCGGCGGCCAGTCCTTCATGCCCGAGACCATGCCGAAGCTCCGCGCCCTCCGCTCCCGCCTCCGCGAGTCGGGCCACGACGTGTGGCTCCAGGTCGACGGCGGCATAGACGTCGAGACCATCGGCCGCGCGGCCGAGGCCGGCGCCGACACGTTCGTCTCCGGATCCGGCGTCTTCCGCGGCGGCGACCCCGAGGCTGCCATCGCCGAGCTGCGCCGCGCGGCCGAGGCGCACACCCACGCGCACTGA
- a CDS encoding RsmB/NOP family class I SAM-dependent RNA methyltransferase, translated as MSDSTGSPARRPGGRRPAGGGRRRPDDRPDVGGPTTVSPARRVAYEVVSAVRESDAYANLLLPVRIRRAALSAQDAALATELAYGTLRMSGYYDRVIELAAGRPVTAIDAPILDVLRLSVHQLLSMRVATHAAVNEGVDMARAVGSRSATGFVNGVLRTITRSEPDEWRQRVLDGAASDDERLALEHSHPLWVLRALRQALAREGRADELEDLLRADNAAPAVSLVALPGLATVEETGEQPAAFSPVGAYLEGGDPMDAPGVAEGRVRVQDEGSQLAALALSRARAVTPGERWLDLCAGPGGKAALLAAEAGRSGALLTANELVPARAGLVRDALRAVPGDTEVWEADGTTVGEEHPGAFDRILLDAPCSGLGALRRRPEARWRKTPRDVAGLGALQAGLVDSAIGALAPGGILAYVTCSPHLAETRAIVQAALQRHPDVTALDTRAVLQEVADGDLELPDADPDAATRGSSVQLWPHRHGTDAMFIALLTRR; from the coding sequence ATGAGCGACAGCACCGGATCCCCTGCCCGCCGACCGGGCGGACGCCGCCCCGCGGGAGGCGGCCGCCGCCGTCCCGACGACCGCCCCGACGTGGGCGGCCCCACCACGGTCAGCCCCGCGCGTCGCGTCGCGTACGAGGTCGTGAGCGCCGTCCGCGAGTCCGACGCGTACGCGAACCTGCTGCTGCCCGTCAGGATCCGCCGCGCCGCCCTCAGCGCGCAGGACGCGGCCCTCGCCACGGAGCTCGCCTACGGCACCCTGCGCATGTCCGGCTACTACGACCGCGTCATCGAGCTGGCCGCCGGCCGCCCGGTGACGGCGATCGACGCGCCCATCCTCGACGTGCTGCGCCTGTCCGTGCACCAGCTCCTCAGCATGCGCGTGGCCACCCACGCGGCCGTGAACGAGGGCGTCGACATGGCGCGCGCGGTCGGGTCCCGCTCCGCCACCGGCTTCGTCAACGGCGTCCTCCGCACGATCACCCGCTCGGAGCCCGACGAGTGGCGGCAGCGCGTGCTCGACGGCGCCGCGAGCGACGACGAGCGGCTCGCCCTCGAGCACTCGCACCCGCTCTGGGTGCTCCGCGCGCTCCGCCAGGCGCTCGCCCGCGAGGGCCGCGCCGACGAGCTCGAGGACCTGCTGCGCGCCGACAACGCCGCGCCCGCCGTCAGCCTCGTCGCGCTCCCCGGCCTCGCGACCGTCGAGGAGACCGGCGAGCAGCCCGCGGCGTTCTCGCCCGTCGGGGCGTACCTCGAGGGCGGCGACCCCATGGACGCGCCCGGCGTCGCCGAGGGCCGCGTCCGCGTGCAGGACGAGGGCTCCCAGCTCGCCGCCCTCGCGCTCAGCCGCGCCCGCGCCGTCACCCCCGGCGAGCGCTGGCTCGACCTCTGCGCGGGTCCCGGCGGCAAGGCCGCGCTCCTCGCCGCGGAGGCCGGCCGCTCCGGCGCCCTGCTCACCGCCAACGAGCTCGTCCCCGCGCGCGCCGGCCTCGTCCGCGACGCCCTGCGCGCCGTCCCCGGCGACACCGAGGTGTGGGAGGCCGACGGCACGACCGTGGGGGAGGAGCACCCGGGCGCCTTCGACCGGATCCTCCTCGACGCCCCGTGCAGCGGCCTCGGCGCCCTCCGCCGCCGACCGGAGGCGCGCTGGCGGAAGACCCCGCGCGACGTCGCGGGCCTCGGCGCGCTCCAGGCCGGCCTCGTCGACTCGGCGATCGGCGCGCTGGCGCCCGGCGGGATCCTCGCCTACGTCACGTGCTCGCCGCACCTCGCCGAAACCCGCGCCATCGTGCAGGCCGCGCTGCAGCGCCACCCCGACGTGACCGCGCTCGACACGCGCGCGGTGCTGCAGGAGGTGGCCGACGGCGACCTCGAGCTGCCGGACGCCGACCCCGACGCCGCGACCCGCGGATCCAGCGTGCAGCTCTGGCCGCACCGGCACGGCACGGACGCCATGTTCATCGCCCTGCTGACCCGCCGGTAG
- the fmt gene encoding methionyl-tRNA formyltransferase, producing the protein MRLVFAGTPLAAVPSLRMLAASGHDVALVVTRADAPLGRKRVLTPSPVAAEAERLGIPTLRVNRLDEEATARIAEVGADLGVIVAYGGLVREPLLSTPARGWINLHFSLLPRWRGAAPVQRSIMAGERVTGASVFQLERGMDTGPVLAMEERPTGDHETAGHVLDALAVQGADLLARTVDAIAAGTAVARPQEGEPTLAPKTTIDDGRVDWARPAEEVLARIRGVTPEPGAHTSVDDVRLKVHRAAALRDAAPLAPGAIAAVDGRVAVGTASHPVELLEVQPAGKSPMPAADWWRGVTDKGVTAR; encoded by the coding sequence ATGAGACTCGTCTTCGCCGGCACGCCCCTCGCGGCCGTGCCCTCGCTGCGGATGCTCGCCGCGTCCGGCCACGACGTCGCGCTCGTCGTCACGCGCGCGGACGCGCCGCTCGGCCGCAAGCGCGTCCTCACGCCCTCGCCCGTCGCGGCGGAGGCGGAGCGCCTCGGGATCCCGACGCTCCGCGTGAACCGGCTCGACGAGGAGGCGACCGCGCGCATCGCCGAGGTCGGCGCCGACCTCGGCGTGATCGTCGCGTACGGCGGCCTCGTGCGCGAGCCGCTGCTCTCCACGCCCGCGCGCGGCTGGATCAACCTGCACTTCTCGCTGCTGCCCCGGTGGCGCGGCGCCGCCCCCGTGCAGCGGTCGATCATGGCGGGCGAGCGCGTCACGGGCGCGAGCGTCTTCCAGCTGGAGCGCGGGATGGACACCGGGCCCGTCCTCGCGATGGAGGAGCGGCCCACCGGCGACCACGAGACGGCCGGCCACGTGCTCGACGCGCTCGCGGTCCAGGGCGCCGACCTGCTCGCGCGGACGGTGGACGCGATCGCCGCGGGCACGGCCGTCGCCCGCCCCCAGGAGGGCGAGCCGACGCTCGCGCCGAAGACCACGATCGACGACGGCCGCGTCGACTGGGCGCGCCCCGCCGAGGAGGTGCTCGCCCGGATCCGCGGCGTCACGCCCGAGCCCGGCGCGCACACGTCCGTGGACGACGTGCGCCTCAAGGTCCACCGCGCGGCCGCCCTGCGCGACGCCGCCCCGCTCGCGCCCGGCGCCATCGCCGCGGTCGACGGCCGCGTCGCCGTCGGCACCGCCAGCCACCCCGTCGAGCTCCTCGAGGTGCAGCCCGCCGGCAAGAGCCCCATGCCCGCCGCCGACTGGTGGCGCGGAGTGACGGACAAGGGCGTCACCGCACGATGA
- a CDS encoding primosomal protein N': protein MTAADAAAGDLGTAAPDQAGAPDRPPVVRVMVDSPLPQLDRLFDYAVPEELRATCVPGVRVRVPLRSAGRVADGYVVEMGDGQGYDGALSEVEQVVSPLPVLRPEIWTLAREVADRQAGTASDVIRLAVPPRQVRVEKAHLAAMADADAEPAGADPAAAPADIAPDALPPIDGYAPGTLDAVVDGSGRAAVDAIPEVVELPGGAWAGRWAVTLAQAAARVLASGRSSVLVVPDYRDQDQLEAALAAHAPAGSVLRTDARQSGPDRYRSFLAGLGDAPRIVVGNRSAVYAPAPRLGLVAMWDEGDPLHAEPLSPYAHARDVALLRSRQQGTALVLLAHSRSTEVERLVAIGYLGTVSPAVNRPPRVIPTTSQTGDEGFARQARIPSGAWRAAKDAVEHGPVLIQVARPGYAPLVACRACRQAARCTVCTGPLGMSTATSTPTCGWCGHLAGDWRCANCGSDELRLVTIGAGRTAEELGRAFPGVQVVLADGERHVQEVDADSRLVVATRGAEPVAAGGYRAILLLDGERMLARESLRVGEDVLRQWSNAAALAAPRAPVMLVGVGGQVARALATWQQPRYAHEELLERRALRFPPAVRAASVEGLPDAVGAAVERLDGIAGVDVLGPVPTEQGRVRAIVRLDYASGPDAARELRAAVVRNASSRRKPVAGRTGFRPTVPLRVRFDDTGLF, encoded by the coding sequence TTGACGGCGGCGGATGCGGCGGCCGGCGACCTCGGCACCGCCGCCCCCGACCAGGCGGGCGCGCCGGACCGCCCGCCCGTCGTGCGCGTCATGGTCGACTCGCCGCTGCCGCAGCTCGACCGGCTGTTCGACTACGCGGTGCCGGAGGAGCTGCGGGCGACGTGCGTGCCCGGCGTCCGCGTGCGGGTCCCGCTGCGCTCGGCGGGACGGGTGGCCGACGGCTACGTCGTCGAGATGGGCGACGGGCAGGGGTACGACGGTGCGCTCAGCGAGGTCGAGCAGGTCGTGTCGCCGCTGCCCGTCCTGCGCCCCGAGATCTGGACGCTCGCGCGCGAGGTCGCCGACCGGCAGGCCGGGACCGCGTCCGACGTGATCCGGCTCGCCGTGCCGCCGCGGCAGGTGCGCGTGGAGAAGGCGCACCTCGCGGCCATGGCGGACGCCGACGCGGAGCCGGCCGGCGCCGACCCGGCCGCGGCCCCCGCCGACATCGCCCCGGATGCCCTCCCGCCCATCGACGGCTACGCGCCCGGCACGCTCGACGCGGTGGTCGACGGATCCGGTCGCGCGGCCGTCGACGCGATCCCCGAGGTCGTGGAGCTGCCGGGCGGCGCCTGGGCCGGGCGCTGGGCCGTCACGCTCGCGCAGGCCGCGGCGCGCGTCCTCGCGTCCGGGCGCAGCAGCGTCCTCGTCGTGCCCGACTACCGCGACCAGGACCAGCTCGAGGCCGCCCTCGCGGCGCACGCCCCGGCGGGATCCGTGCTGCGCACCGACGCGCGCCAGTCCGGCCCCGACCGCTACCGGTCCTTCCTCGCGGGGCTCGGCGACGCGCCCCGCATCGTCGTCGGCAACCGCTCGGCCGTCTACGCGCCCGCGCCGCGCCTCGGCCTCGTCGCGATGTGGGACGAGGGCGACCCGCTGCACGCGGAGCCGCTGAGCCCCTACGCGCACGCCCGGGACGTCGCGCTCCTCCGCAGCCGGCAGCAGGGGACCGCGCTCGTCCTGCTCGCGCACTCGCGGAGCACCGAGGTGGAGCGCCTCGTCGCGATCGGCTACCTGGGCACCGTCTCGCCTGCCGTGAACCGGCCGCCGCGCGTCATCCCCACCACGTCGCAGACGGGCGACGAGGGCTTCGCCCGCCAGGCCCGGATCCCGTCGGGCGCGTGGCGCGCCGCGAAGGACGCCGTCGAGCACGGCCCGGTCCTCATCCAGGTCGCCCGCCCCGGCTACGCGCCGCTCGTCGCGTGCCGCGCGTGCCGCCAGGCCGCGCGGTGCACCGTCTGCACGGGTCCGCTCGGCATGTCCACCGCGACGAGCACGCCCACGTGCGGCTGGTGCGGGCACCTCGCGGGCGACTGGCGGTGCGCGAACTGCGGATCCGACGAGCTGCGCCTCGTGACCATCGGCGCGGGCCGCACGGCCGAGGAGCTCGGCCGCGCGTTCCCCGGCGTGCAGGTCGTGCTGGCCGACGGCGAGCGCCACGTGCAGGAGGTCGACGCGGACTCGCGGCTCGTGGTCGCGACGCGCGGCGCCGAGCCCGTGGCCGCGGGCGGCTACCGCGCGATCCTGCTGCTCGACGGCGAGCGGATGCTCGCGCGCGAGAGCCTGCGGGTGGGGGAGGACGTGCTGCGCCAGTGGTCCAACGCCGCCGCCCTCGCCGCCCCGCGCGCGCCCGTGATGCTCGTGGGCGTCGGCGGCCAGGTCGCGCGCGCCCTCGCCACCTGGCAGCAGCCGCGCTACGCGCACGAGGAGCTGCTCGAGCGCCGGGCGCTGCGCTTCCCGCCCGCCGTGCGCGCCGCGAGCGTGGAGGGGCTGCCGGACGCGGTCGGCGCCGCCGTCGAGCGGCTCGACGGGATCGCGGGGGTCGACGTGCTCGGCCCCGTGCCCACCGAGCAGGGCCGCGTGCGCGCCATCGTCCGGCTCGACTACGCGAGCGGCCCCGACGCGGCGCGCGAGCTCCGCGCGGCCGTCGTGCGCAACGCCTCCAGCCGCCGGAAGCCCGTCGCGGGCCGCACCGGGTTCCGGCCCACGGTCCCGCTCCGTGTACGGTTCGACGACACGGGGCTGTTCTGA
- the metK gene encoding methionine adenosyltransferase has protein sequence MTDLRLFTSESVTEGHPDKICDQISDSILDALLAQDPTSRAAVETLVTTGLVHVAGEVTTSGYVDIPQIVRDRIRDIGYDSSEVGFDGSNCGVTVSIGAQSPDIAQGVDRSYESRSGSAPADAHDLQGAGDQGLMFGYASRDTPVFLPLPIYLAHRLAERLAAVRHSGELSYLRPDGKTQVTIGYDGLVPRTVDTVVLSTQHGPQVSQEDLRREVAEHVIRPVLAQAAEIGIELDSRDATLLINPTGKFEIGGPKGDAGLTGRKIIVDTYGGFSRHGGGAFSGKDPSKVDRSAAYAMRWVAKNAVAAGLADRLEVQVAYAIGKAAPVGLYVEAFGTAHVPEERIVRAIREVFDLRPAAIVERLDLLRPIYAQTAAYGHFGRELPDFTWEALDRVADLQSAAGL, from the coding sequence GTGACCGACCTGCGCCTGTTCACCTCCGAGTCCGTCACCGAGGGCCATCCCGACAAGATCTGCGACCAGATCTCGGACAGCATCCTCGACGCGCTCCTGGCGCAGGACCCGACGAGCCGCGCGGCCGTCGAGACGCTCGTCACCACGGGCCTCGTGCACGTGGCCGGCGAGGTCACCACCTCGGGCTACGTCGACATCCCGCAGATCGTGCGCGACCGCATCCGGGACATCGGCTACGACTCCTCCGAGGTCGGCTTCGACGGCAGCAACTGCGGCGTGACGGTGTCCATCGGCGCCCAGTCGCCCGACATCGCGCAGGGCGTCGACCGCTCGTACGAGTCCCGCTCGGGATCCGCGCCCGCCGACGCGCACGACCTCCAGGGCGCCGGCGACCAGGGCCTCATGTTCGGCTACGCGTCGCGCGACACCCCCGTCTTCCTGCCGCTGCCGATCTACCTCGCGCACCGCCTCGCGGAGCGCCTCGCGGCGGTCCGCCACTCGGGCGAGCTGTCGTACCTCCGGCCGGACGGCAAGACGCAGGTCACCATCGGCTACGACGGCCTCGTCCCGCGCACGGTCGACACCGTCGTCCTCTCCACGCAGCACGGCCCGCAGGTCTCGCAGGAGGACCTCCGCCGCGAGGTCGCCGAGCACGTCATCCGCCCGGTGCTCGCGCAGGCCGCGGAGATCGGCATCGAGCTCGACTCGCGCGACGCGACCCTGCTCATCAACCCCACGGGCAAGTTCGAGATCGGCGGACCCAAGGGCGACGCCGGGCTCACGGGTCGCAAGATCATCGTCGACACCTACGGCGGCTTCAGCCGGCACGGCGGCGGCGCGTTCAGCGGCAAGGACCCGTCGAAGGTCGACCGCAGCGCCGCGTACGCCATGCGCTGGGTCGCGAAGAACGCCGTCGCCGCGGGCCTCGCCGACCGGCTCGAGGTGCAGGTCGCGTACGCGATCGGCAAGGCCGCGCCGGTCGGCCTGTACGTCGAGGCGTTCGGCACGGCCCACGTGCCCGAGGAGCGCATCGTCCGCGCCATCCGCGAGGTCTTCGACCTGCGCCCCGCGGCCATCGTGGAGCGGCTCGACCTGCTCCGCCCCATCTACGCGCAGACCGCCGCCTACGGGCACTTCGGCCGCGAGCTGCCGGACTTCACCTGGGAGGCGCTCGACCGTGTCGCCGACCTGCAGAGCGCCGCGGGCCTCTGA
- the coaBC gene encoding bifunctional phosphopantothenoylcysteine decarboxylase/phosphopantothenate--cysteine ligase CoaBC, which translates to MMVVVGITGGIAAYKAVGVVRGLVLLGHDVHVVPTEAALRFVGKPTLEAVSRNPVTSDLYDGVSEVRHVALGQKADLIVVAPATAHTLAAMALGLSDDLLGTTILASRAPLVVAPAMHTEMWQHPATQANAAILRSRGATLVGPTSGRLTGTDSGPGRMAEVEDVIAAALAAVRPGGRDLEGRRVVVSAGGTREPLDPVRFLGNRSSGRQGVALAVAARDRGADVVLVAAHLEVPAPAGVRVVPVSTALELSDAMVREAEDADVVIMAAAVADYRPVAVSAGKIKKEQAGDALSVELVRNPDVLQRLAADAAQPRADGTRRVVVGFAAETEEDPAELLRIGREKLARKGCDLLVLNRVGWSQGFATEGNTITVLGRSGDTLAEASGSKEQVAHRILDVVGQPTPQ; encoded by the coding sequence GTGATGGTCGTCGTGGGGATCACGGGCGGCATCGCGGCCTACAAGGCCGTCGGCGTGGTCCGGGGCCTCGTGCTCCTCGGCCACGACGTGCACGTCGTGCCCACCGAGGCCGCGCTCCGCTTCGTCGGGAAGCCGACGCTCGAGGCCGTGAGCCGGAACCCGGTCACGAGCGACCTCTACGACGGGGTCTCCGAGGTCCGCCACGTGGCGCTGGGCCAGAAAGCCGACCTCATCGTCGTCGCGCCGGCCACCGCGCACACGCTCGCCGCCATGGCCCTCGGCCTGTCGGACGACCTGCTCGGCACCACGATCCTCGCCAGCCGCGCGCCGCTGGTCGTCGCGCCCGCGATGCACACCGAGATGTGGCAGCACCCCGCGACCCAGGCCAACGCGGCCATCCTGCGCTCCCGCGGGGCCACGCTCGTCGGCCCCACCTCGGGGCGCCTCACCGGCACCGACTCCGGGCCCGGCCGCATGGCCGAGGTGGAGGACGTCATCGCCGCGGCCCTCGCCGCCGTCCGCCCCGGGGGCCGCGACCTCGAGGGCCGGCGCGTCGTGGTCTCCGCGGGCGGCACGCGCGAGCCGCTGGATCCCGTGCGCTTCCTCGGCAACCGCTCCTCCGGCCGGCAGGGCGTCGCCCTCGCCGTCGCCGCGCGCGACCGCGGCGCCGACGTCGTGCTCGTCGCCGCGCACCTCGAGGTGCCCGCGCCCGCCGGCGTCCGCGTCGTGCCCGTCTCCACCGCCCTAGAGCTGTCGGACGCCATGGTCCGCGAGGCCGAGGACGCCGACGTCGTGATCATGGCGGCGGCCGTCGCCGACTACCGCCCCGTCGCGGTCTCCGCGGGCAAGATCAAGAAGGAGCAGGCGGGCGACGCGCTCTCCGTCGAGCTCGTGCGGAACCCGGACGTCCTGCAGCGGCTCGCCGCCGACGCCGCCCAGCCGCGCGCGGACGGCACGCGTCGCGTGGTCGTGGGCTTCGCGGCCGAGACCGAGGAGGACCCGGCCGAGCTGCTCCGGATCGGCCGCGAGAAGCTGGCGCGGAAGGGCTGCGACCTGCTCGTCCTCAACAGGGTCGGGTGGTCGCAGGGGTTCGCCACGGAGGGCAACACGATCACGGTGCTCGGGAGGTCCGGCGATACACTGGCCGAGGCCTCCGGCTCGAAGGAGCAGGTCGCCCATCGAATTCTCGACGTAGTGGGCCAGCCGACGCCGCAGTAG